The following are encoded in a window of Penicillium oxalicum strain HP7-1 chromosome II, whole genome shotgun sequence genomic DNA:
- a CDS encoding Protein FMP42 has translation MSLPRISFLEGWERMPAAALLRGRADEPQSDTESDTYQDLPDDASIASSFPSTYSRLNFNPYAGPGWNESTIDDRDERRSLLGNFGFSSTGPPVARAESHRRQSSVLSGTESQKEPVAYPDTRGAFEVSPARRIAQVSFAVIYCFLAAGVVFGFAALKPVLIRENVYRHLCTPDELDQDAVVCDGQEIRLNLMFTIAAVVTNVSALPVGTILDAYGPRASGIIGSIFLATGAILFSLAKRLPFDGYIPGYLFLSLGGPFVFISSFQLSNTFPKRSGLILSMLTGAFDASSALFLLFRLLSEWTDGAVSTRLFFLLYLSVPLFILVVQPGVMPATSYKTTGELVQEAEAQVVDEINDRIDVDIEDRNESERQRYLRRERRQTIVGQIHDLLDDETASVISAAGINERIFNSPFRPSSPHSGQPRLAVRARSSKLQLQQALPQKPPNASGVWGVLHGRSAWEQLQTPWFVLITLFTILMMLRINYFVATLRSQYAYLLGSRAEAARINGIFDILLPVGGLVSIPFIGTFLDKFQTRTILTILAVTATAIGILGCIQHSQFAAYANIVLFVLYRPFYYTAVSDYAAKVFGFQTFGKVYGLIICLAGLGNFAQAGLDTITLKRFGGNPIPVNVILTVLVGLVGAALVAFVSWKTVVIRAESGKGLRDTGDTSTHVHGTNGPVIEGSEAVNQLATSNGERQPLLSGGSIEQRTYGS, from the exons ATGTCTCTTCCACGGATCTCCTTTCTGGAAGGATGGGAGCGCATGCCCGCCGCAGCTCTCCTGCGGGGCCGTGCGGACGAGCCGCAGTCAGATACCGAGTCCGATACATACCAAGATCTGCCAGACGATGCCTCGATTGCTTCGTCCTTTCCCTCTACGTATAGCAGACTTAATTTCAATCCGTATGCCGGACCGGGCTGGAACGAGAGTACGATAGATGATCGAGACGAGCGACGATCGCTGCTGGGAAACTTTGGATTCTCATCTACGGGTCCACCGGTGGCTCGTGCGGAGTCACACAGGAGACAGTCGTCGGTCCTCTCAGGGACCGAGTCTCAAAAAGAACCTGTGGCGTATCCAGATACACGTGGGGCCTTTGAAGTGAGTCCTGCTCGAAGAATAG CCCAGGTGTCGTTCGCGGTGATCTACTGCTTTCTCGCGGCGGGAGTGGTGTTCGGGTTTGCAGCCTTGAAGCCTGTCCTCATCCGAGAAAATGTCTATCGTCATCTTTGCACACCTGATGAACTTGATCAAGACGCGGTTGTCTGCGACGGCCAAGAAATTCG GCTGAACCTGATGTTTACTATCGCCGCTGTCGTGACCAATGTTTCGGCTCTTCCCGTTGGAACCATTCTAGATGCATATGGCCCTCGTGCCAGTGGTATTATTGGAAGTATCTTCCTCGCAACTGGTGCTATTCTTTTCAGCTTGGCAAAAAGACTGCCATTTGATGGATACATCCCAGGCtacctcttcctctccctggGGGGGCCATTTGTCTTCATCTCGTCTTTTCAGCTCTCCAATACTTTCCCGAAACGATCTGGTCTGATTCTGTCCATGCTGACCGGCGCTTTTGATGCATCGAGTGCACTTTTCCTCCTATTTCGTCTTCTCAGCGAGTGGACAGACGGTGCTGTCTCAACACGGCTGTTCTTTCTACTTTATCTCAGTGTGCCGTTGTTCATCCTTGTCGTCCAACCTGGTGTTATGCCGGCAACGTCGTATAAGACCACCGGCGAACTCGTGCAGGAAGCCGAAGCGCAGGTTGTTGACGAGATCAACGATCGTATCGACGTCGACATTGAAGATCGCAACGAAAGCGAGCGCCAACGCTATCTCCGCCGCGAAAGGCGTCAGACCATCGTCGGTCAGATTCACGATCTCCTAGACGACGAGACCGCCTCGGTCATCTCCGCCGCCGGGATCAACGAACGCATTTTTAATTCGCCATTCCGGCCGTCAAGTCCGCACTCTGGGCAGCCAAGGCTTGCAGTTCGCGCTCGATCGTCAAAGCTCCAGTTGCAGCAGGCCCTCCCTCAGAAACCCCCCAATGCCAGCGGCGTCTGGGGTGTTCTCCATGGCCGGAGTGCTTGGGAACAGCTCCAGACCCCCTGGTTCGTCTTGATTACTCTTTTCACCATTCTAATGATGCTCCGTATCAATTACTTTGTCGCAACTCTTCGGTCTCAATATGCGTATCTCCTCGGGTCGCGCGCCGAAGCGGCCCGAATCAACGGAATCTTTGACATTCTTCTCCCAGTCGGAGGACTTGTCTCTATCCCGTTCATCGGCACTTTTCTTGATAAATTCCAGACCCGCACAATTCTCACTATCCTCGCTGTCACCGCCACCGCCATCGGAATCCTGGGATGTATTCAGCACAGCCAATTCGCTGCTTACGCCAATATCGTTCTCTTTGTGCTTTACAGGCCTTTCTATTACACGGCTGTCTCGGACTATGCGGCAAAGGTATTTGGGTTCCAAACTTTCGGCAAAGTGTACGGTTTGATCATCTGTTTAGCTGGACTGGGTAATTTCGCCCAGGCTGGCCTGGACACGATCACACTGAAACGGTTTGGCGGGAACCCCATCCCGGTGAATGTGATCCTGACGGTCCTCGTCGGCCTTGTGGGTGCGGCCTTGGTGGCATTTGTGAGTTGGAAGACCGTAGTAATTCGAGCCGAGAGTGGGAAGGGATTGCGTGATACGGGGGACACTTCGACGCACGTCCATGGCACGAATGGCCCGGTCATTGAGGGAAGTGAAGCAGTGAATCAGCTGGCAACTAGCAATGGTGAGAGACAGCCCTTACTATCTGGGGGTAGTATTGAGCAGCGAACATATGGCTCGTGA